Proteins encoded by one window of Streptomyces sp. ALI-76-A:
- a CDS encoding sigma factor-like helix-turn-helix DNA-binding protein produces the protein MRERQTAQDARRAREFHAFVAGAGGRLLHAATLLTAEDPRDNPRARRLLTPVLAQTYASWDRLRGEDPYDRARLCLATRFARGAWHRYGFPGRSRPSRPGALARLSPSERLILVLRLYEGVAEEQAAALLGLSPERVRTICDRAVTTLLHPPRGPAPAAIGAKVAPS, from the coding sequence GTGCGAGAACGGCAGACGGCCCAGGATGCCCGGCGGGCCCGGGAGTTCCACGCGTTCGTGGCCGGTGCGGGCGGGCGGCTGCTGCACGCCGCCACCCTGCTCACCGCGGAGGACCCGCGCGACAACCCGCGCGCGCGGCGCCTGTTGACGCCGGTCCTCGCGCAGACGTACGCGTCCTGGGACCGGTTGCGCGGCGAGGACCCGTACGACCGGGCCCGCCTGTGCCTGGCCACCCGTTTCGCCCGCGGGGCCTGGCACCGGTACGGCTTCCCCGGCCGGTCCCGCCCGTCCCGCCCCGGCGCCCTGGCCCGCCTCAGCCCGTCCGAACGCCTGATCCTGGTGCTGCGCCTGTACGAGGGCGTCGCCGAGGAGCAGGCGGCGGCCCTGCTCGGCCTCTCCCCGGAACGGGTCCGGACGATCTGCGACCGCGCGGTCACGACCCTGCTGCACCCGCCCCGGGGTCCGGCCCCCGCGGCGATCGGCGCGAAGGTGGCACCGTCGTGA
- the ilvA gene encoding threonine ammonia-lyase, whose amino-acid sequence MNYREAQPVPPVTLDDVRGAQKMLSGVARVTAMEGSRYLSRLVGAPVHFKCENLQRTGSFKLRGAYVRIAGLLPEERAAGVVAASAGNHAQGVALASSLLGVRSTVFMPKGAPLPKISATREYGAEVRLHGQVVDETLAAAQEYADETGAVLIHPFDHPDVIAGQGTVGLEILEQCPEVRTIVLGIGGGGLAAGVATAVKALRPDVRIVGVQAAGAAAYPPSLAAGRPVSIENPATMADGMKVGRPGDVPFGIIGDLVDEVRTVTEDELSAALLLCLERAKQVVEPAGASPVAALLSDPGSIEGPVVALLSGGNVDPLLLQRILTHGMAAQGRYLAVRLRLTDRPGALATLLGALSVVDANVLDVSHVRTDPRLGLTEAEVELHLETKGPTHCAEVGQALRAAGYTVID is encoded by the coding sequence ATGAACTACCGCGAGGCCCAGCCCGTCCCGCCGGTCACGCTCGACGACGTGCGCGGTGCTCAGAAGATGCTCTCGGGCGTGGCGCGGGTGACCGCGATGGAGGGCAGCCGGTACCTCAGCCGGCTGGTGGGAGCGCCGGTGCACTTCAAGTGCGAGAACCTCCAGCGGACGGGATCGTTCAAGCTGCGCGGTGCCTACGTCCGGATCGCCGGACTGCTGCCGGAGGAGCGGGCCGCGGGTGTGGTCGCGGCGAGCGCGGGCAACCACGCGCAGGGCGTGGCGCTGGCGTCCTCGCTGCTCGGGGTCCGCTCGACCGTGTTCATGCCGAAGGGCGCCCCGCTGCCGAAGATCAGCGCCACCCGGGAGTACGGCGCCGAGGTGCGCCTGCACGGCCAGGTGGTGGACGAGACCCTGGCCGCCGCGCAGGAGTACGCGGACGAGACCGGCGCGGTGTTGATCCATCCCTTCGACCACCCGGACGTCATCGCCGGACAGGGCACGGTCGGCCTGGAGATCCTGGAGCAGTGCCCGGAGGTGCGCACGATCGTCCTCGGGATCGGCGGTGGCGGCCTGGCGGCCGGTGTCGCGACCGCGGTCAAGGCGCTGCGGCCGGACGTGCGGATCGTGGGCGTGCAGGCGGCGGGCGCCGCCGCGTACCCGCCCTCGCTGGCGGCCGGGCGCCCGGTCTCGATCGAGAACCCGGCGACGATGGCCGACGGCATGAAGGTCGGCCGGCCCGGTGACGTGCCGTTCGGGATCATCGGCGACCTGGTCGACGAGGTGCGCACGGTGACGGAGGACGAGCTGTCCGCCGCGTTGCTGCTGTGCCTGGAGCGGGCCAAGCAGGTCGTCGAACCGGCCGGGGCCAGCCCGGTCGCGGCGCTGCTGAGCGACCCCGGCTCGATCGAGGGGCCGGTCGTCGCGCTGCTGTCCGGCGGCAACGTCGACCCGCTGCTGCTCCAGCGCATCCTGACCCACGGCATGGCCGCGCAGGGCCGCTACCTGGCCGTACGCCTGCGGCTGACGGACCGGCCGGGCGCCCTCGCGACGCTTCTGGGGGCGTTGTCAGTGGTGGACGCTAACGTCCTGGACGTGAGTCACGTACGGACCGATCCGCGGCTCGGACTCACGGAGGCGGAGGTGGAGCTGCACCTGGAGACGAAGGGGCCCACCCACTGTGCCGAAGTCGGCCAGGCCCTGCGTGCCGCGGGCTACACGGTCATCGACTGA
- a CDS encoding MerR family transcriptional regulator: MLIGEVARRSGVSARMLRHYESLGLLRPSGRTGSGYREYSGEDIRRIFHIESLRSLGLSLREIGRALDDPGFTPSVLVDDLIRQTRERIAAETELLTRLRRIDAAEPAGWEDVLQAVAFLQALGSKSAAARQRAALSSVDEVPVPVEALVEAVLRESDPNVAGALRWALARSGDGGTALLAQGLGSPVAATRERAVRSLAEMPGDEATARLREALAHPDVVVRGQAALALGTRGVADVVPVLIDMIVAGRNDTDAADALSMLAGDTATADRIATGLVGHLAHHTTEAPARVRLTQALADIPGSTASRALVELSHDGERAVALTATYLRRLREAR; this comes from the coding sequence GTGTTGATCGGTGAGGTGGCGCGGCGGTCCGGGGTCAGTGCCCGCATGCTCAGGCACTACGAGTCGCTGGGCCTGCTGCGCCCCTCAGGGCGTACGGGCTCCGGCTACCGGGAGTACTCCGGCGAGGACATCCGGCGGATCTTCCACATCGAGAGCCTGAGGTCGCTGGGACTGTCGCTGCGGGAGATCGGACGCGCGCTCGACGATCCCGGCTTCACGCCCTCGGTGCTCGTGGACGACCTCATCCGTCAGACCCGCGAACGCATCGCGGCCGAGACCGAGCTGCTCACCCGGCTCCGCCGGATCGACGCCGCGGAACCCGCCGGCTGGGAGGACGTCCTCCAGGCCGTCGCCTTCCTCCAGGCGCTCGGGTCCAAGAGCGCTGCCGCGCGCCAGCGCGCGGCCCTCTCCTCGGTCGACGAGGTTCCGGTGCCGGTGGAGGCCCTGGTCGAGGCGGTGCTGAGGGAGTCGGACCCGAACGTCGCCGGAGCCCTTCGGTGGGCGCTGGCCCGATCGGGCGACGGCGGCACGGCACTGCTGGCGCAGGGCCTCGGCTCACCGGTGGCCGCGACGCGGGAGCGCGCCGTCCGGTCCCTCGCCGAGATGCCCGGCGACGAGGCCACCGCCCGGCTCCGGGAGGCCCTCGCGCATCCGGATGTCGTGGTCCGCGGCCAGGCGGCGCTGGCGCTCGGGACGCGTGGAGTGGCCGATGTGGTCCCGGTACTCATCGACATGATCGTGGCGGGACGGAACGACACCGACGCGGCCGATGCGCTGAGCATGCTGGCGGGCGACACCGCGACGGCGGACCGCATCGCCACCGGTCTCGTCGGCCACCTCGCCCACCACACCACCGAGGCACCCGCACGCGTACGACTGACCCAGGCGCTGGCGGACATCCCGGGGAGCACGGCCTCCCGTGCCCTGGTGGAGCTGTCGCACGACGGAGAGCGTGCCGTCGCGCTCACCGCGACCTACCTGCGCCGGCTGCGCGAGGCGCGGTGA
- a CDS encoding ABC transporter permease subunit, which produces MSTMTGTGSTSSGSVRTDAGRGRGLRLSGMNWLIWRQHRAAYWTLLAATAVTVAVIVYQRQQMITYLDGYGYPGLKSGWEDEFDPGPLNSAAHLLGLLPVLIGVFLGAPLLAGDLESGTAKLVNAQSVSRVRWLATKLGVTTLVVVVSTTAVSVAFTWWWSPVKSSSYVLSWFDPSAFDSSGPVPVALSLLTVVGGVAIGMLLRRTLLSMVVTLGFAVALQVVWSHFRMSLGNVITVTSHNGVGDNSQPHVPDSANVLDQSYLTASGDLVGWGSCNGQTEQATNACLEKTQVVGWSLDYIPISQMPSMQWLGTSILLALTAGIAAFVILWGRKRLV; this is translated from the coding sequence ATGAGCACGATGACCGGCACCGGCAGCACCTCCTCCGGCTCCGTCCGCACCGACGCCGGCCGTGGCCGTGGCCTGCGGCTCAGCGGCATGAACTGGCTCATCTGGCGTCAGCACCGCGCCGCCTACTGGACCCTCCTGGCGGCCACCGCCGTCACTGTCGCGGTGATCGTCTACCAGCGTCAGCAGATGATCACGTACCTCGACGGGTACGGCTATCCCGGCCTGAAGTCCGGCTGGGAGGACGAGTTCGACCCGGGGCCGCTCAACTCGGCCGCCCATCTGCTCGGGCTCCTGCCCGTCCTGATCGGCGTCTTCCTCGGTGCGCCGCTGCTCGCCGGCGACCTGGAGAGCGGCACCGCCAAGCTCGTCAACGCGCAGTCCGTCAGCCGCGTCCGCTGGCTCGCCACCAAGCTCGGCGTGACCACGCTCGTCGTCGTCGTGAGCACCACCGCGGTCTCCGTGGCGTTCACCTGGTGGTGGTCACCGGTCAAGTCGTCGTCGTACGTCCTGAGTTGGTTCGATCCCAGTGCCTTCGACAGCAGCGGGCCCGTACCCGTGGCGCTCAGCCTGCTCACCGTCGTCGGCGGTGTGGCGATCGGCATGCTGCTGCGCCGGACCCTGCTGTCCATGGTCGTCACCCTGGGCTTCGCCGTCGCCCTGCAAGTGGTCTGGTCACACTTCCGGATGTCCCTCGGGAACGTCATCACGGTCACCAGTCACAACGGTGTCGGGGACAACTCCCAGCCGCACGTGCCCGACAGCGCCAACGTCCTGGACCAGTCCTACCTCACGGCCTCCGGTGACCTCGTCGGCTGGGGCAGCTGCAACGGGCAGACGGAGCAGGCCACCAACGCCTGCCTGGAGAAGACGCAGGTCGTCGGCTGGTCGCTCGACTACATCCCGATCTCCCAGATGCCCTCCATGCAGTGGCTCGGCACCTCGATCCTGCTGGCCCTGACCGCCGGCATCGCGGCATTCGTCATCCTCTGGGGTCGCAAACGCCTCGTCTGA
- a CDS encoding ATP-binding cassette domain-containing protein: MPGAIYAEGLVKTFGDVRALDGVDLDVPEGTVLGLLGPNGAGKTTTVRCLTTLLRPDSGRAVVAGLDVLKQPDAVRRSIGLSGQFAAVDEYLTGRENLHMVGRLYQMKSAAAKVRAGELLEQFHLADAADRPAKTYSGGMRRRLDLAAALVVSPPVMFMDEPTTGLDPRNRQQLWEVIKQLVSDGTTLLLTTQYLEEADHLAHDIAVVDQGRVIARGTSDQLKARTGGERVEVVVHERERIATASEVLRGFGKGDTTVEEHMRKITVPVSGGAKLLAEVIRELDVRGIEIDDIGLRRPTLDDVFLSLTGHAAETADEENGAAANTRRQADTQPKKEVSE; encoded by the coding sequence ATGCCAGGCGCCATCTACGCCGAAGGCCTGGTCAAGACCTTCGGTGACGTAAGGGCTCTGGACGGCGTCGACCTCGATGTCCCCGAAGGCACCGTCCTCGGTCTGCTCGGACCGAACGGCGCCGGCAAGACGACCACCGTACGCTGCCTGACCACCTTGCTGCGCCCGGACAGCGGCCGGGCCGTCGTCGCCGGCCTCGACGTGCTCAAGCAGCCCGACGCGGTGCGCCGGTCGATCGGCCTGTCCGGCCAGTTCGCCGCGGTCGACGAATACCTGACCGGCCGCGAGAACCTGCACATGGTCGGCCGGCTCTACCAGATGAAGTCCGCGGCCGCGAAGGTCCGGGCCGGTGAGCTGCTCGAGCAGTTCCACCTCGCGGACGCCGCCGACCGCCCCGCCAAGACCTACTCCGGCGGCATGCGCCGCCGGCTCGACCTGGCCGCGGCGCTGGTCGTCTCCCCGCCCGTCATGTTCATGGACGAACCGACGACCGGCCTCGACCCGCGCAACCGCCAGCAGCTGTGGGAGGTCATCAAACAGCTCGTCTCCGACGGTACGACACTGCTGCTGACCACCCAGTACCTCGAAGAGGCCGACCACCTCGCCCACGACATCGCCGTGGTCGACCAGGGCCGGGTCATCGCCCGCGGCACCTCCGACCAGCTCAAGGCCCGCACCGGCGGCGAGCGCGTCGAGGTCGTGGTGCACGAGCGGGAGCGCATCGCCACCGCCTCGGAGGTGCTGCGCGGCTTCGGCAAGGGCGACACCACCGTCGAGGAGCACATGCGCAAGATCACCGTGCCGGTCTCCGGCGGCGCGAAGCTCCTGGCCGAGGTCATCCGGGAACTGGACGTCCGCGGCATCGAGATCGACGACATCGGCCTGCGCCGCCCCACCCTGGACGACGTCTTCCTCTCCCTGACGGGCCATGCCGCCGAGACCGCGGACGAGGAGAACGGAGCCGCGGCGAACACCCGGCGCCAGGCGGACACCCAGCCCAAGAAGGAGGTCTCCGAGTGA
- a CDS encoding MarR family transcriptional regulator: MSMDMTTVGDIGLLDTLQHEVAVFARRAEQTRLGGVGQVRNSMDRAAYLLLNRLDKEGPMGVKALAASMGIDSSTVTRQVAPLVDTGLVKRTSHPEDGRAVVLQLSPRGQSRLEEVRSSRRQLMAELTHDWAPEEREAFCTLLTRFNSALSSRMAAQGVPVAEPPPAS; this comes from the coding sequence ATGTCGATGGACATGACGACCGTCGGTGACATCGGTCTCCTCGACACGCTCCAGCACGAGGTGGCGGTGTTCGCCCGTCGTGCCGAACAGACCCGGCTCGGCGGAGTGGGGCAGGTCCGCAACTCCATGGACCGGGCCGCGTACCTGCTGCTCAACCGGCTCGACAAGGAAGGCCCGATGGGCGTCAAGGCGCTCGCCGCGAGCATGGGGATCGACTCCTCGACGGTCACCCGGCAGGTGGCTCCCCTCGTCGACACCGGGCTGGTCAAGCGGACCTCGCACCCCGAGGACGGGCGCGCCGTGGTGCTCCAGCTCTCCCCGCGCGGGCAGTCGCGGCTCGAGGAGGTGCGTTCGTCGAGGCGTCAGCTGATGGCCGAGCTGACACACGACTGGGCGCCGGAGGAGCGCGAGGCGTTCTGCACGCTCCTCACCCGTTTCAACAGCGCCCTGTCCTCCCGGATGGCGGCCCAGGGCGTACCGGTCGCGGAGCCGCCGCCGGCCTCCTGA
- a CDS encoding ABC transporter permease, producing MSAVSDSLVITRRNLIRMSRIPEMIIFGLVQPIMFVALFTYVFGGSIQVGSSTSTQAYREFLMAGIFAQTVTFATAGAGAGIADDMHKGLIDRFRSLPMTRGAVLTGRTIADLAQTALTLVVLAIVAVIVGWRTHENFGKVLAGFGLLLFLGYAFSWIGALIGLSVRTPEAATSGGLIWLFPLTFISNAFVDANQMPAFLGHIAEWNPFSATVQACRELFGNLPPGFQASDAWPMQHPVWASLIWSVAIILVFRTLAVRKYRRADG from the coding sequence GTGAGCGCCGTGAGCGACTCCCTGGTCATCACCCGCCGGAACCTGATCCGCATGAGCCGGATCCCGGAGATGATCATTTTCGGGCTGGTCCAGCCCATCATGTTCGTGGCGCTGTTCACCTACGTCTTCGGAGGCTCGATCCAGGTCGGCTCGTCCACCTCGACCCAGGCCTACCGCGAGTTCCTGATGGCCGGCATCTTCGCCCAGACCGTGACGTTCGCCACCGCGGGCGCCGGCGCGGGCATCGCCGACGACATGCACAAGGGACTCATCGACCGCTTTCGCTCCCTGCCCATGACGCGCGGGGCGGTGCTGACCGGCCGGACCATCGCCGACCTGGCGCAGACGGCGCTCACCCTCGTCGTCCTGGCGATCGTCGCCGTCATCGTCGGCTGGCGCACGCACGAGAACTTCGGCAAGGTGCTCGCCGGATTCGGCCTGCTCCTGTTCCTCGGATACGCGTTCTCGTGGATCGGCGCGCTGATCGGCCTGTCCGTGCGCACTCCTGAGGCGGCGACCTCGGGCGGTCTGATCTGGCTGTTCCCGCTGACGTTCATCTCGAACGCGTTCGTGGACGCGAACCAGATGCCCGCCTTCCTGGGGCACATCGCGGAGTGGAACCCGTTCAGCGCCACCGTGCAGGCGTGCCGCGAGCTGTTCGGCAACCTCCCCCCGGGCTTCCAGGCGTCCGACGCCTGGCCGATGCAGCACCCGGTGTGGGCCTCGCTGATCTGGTCGGTCGCGATCATCCTGGTCTTCCGCACCCTCGCGGTGCGCAAGTACCGCCGCGCGGACGGTTGA
- a CDS encoding cystathionine gamma-synthase has translation MSDRHTSQHFETLAIHAGNTADPLTGAVVPPIYQVSTYKQDGVGGLRGGYEYSRSANPTRTALEENLAALEGGRRGLAFASGLAAEDCLLRTLLSPGDHVVIPNDAYGGTFRLFAKVVSRWGVEWSVADSADPAAVRAAITPKTKAVWVETPSNPLLGITDIAAVAQVAHDVGARLVVDNTFATPYLQQPLALGADVVVHSLTKYMGGHSDVVGGALIVSDPELGEELAYHQNAMGAVAGPFDSWLVLRGTKTLSVRMDRHSENATKIADMLTRHARVTKVLYPGLPEHPGHEVAAKQMRAFGGMVSFQVEGGEEAAVEVCNRAEVFTLGESLGGVESLIEHPGLMTHASVAGSALEVPADLVRLSVGIENVEDLLEDLRQALG, from the coding sequence ATGAGCGACAGGCACACCAGTCAGCACTTCGAGACCCTGGCGATCCACGCGGGCAACACCGCGGATCCCCTCACCGGCGCGGTCGTCCCGCCCATCTACCAGGTCTCGACCTACAAGCAGGACGGCGTCGGAGGCCTGCGCGGCGGCTACGAGTACAGCCGCAGCGCCAACCCGACACGCACCGCACTGGAGGAGAACCTCGCCGCCCTGGAGGGCGGGCGCCGAGGCCTCGCGTTCGCGTCCGGCCTGGCGGCCGAGGACTGCCTGCTGCGTACGCTGCTCAGCCCCGGCGACCACGTGGTCATCCCGAACGACGCGTACGGCGGCACGTTCCGCCTGTTCGCCAAGGTCGTCTCCCGGTGGGGTGTGGAGTGGTCGGTCGCCGACAGCGCCGATCCCGCGGCCGTCCGGGCCGCCATCACCCCGAAGACCAAGGCCGTGTGGGTGGAGACCCCCTCCAACCCGCTGCTCGGGATCACCGACATCGCCGCCGTCGCCCAGGTCGCCCATGACGTGGGCGCCCGGCTCGTCGTGGACAACACCTTCGCCACGCCGTACCTCCAGCAGCCGCTGGCGCTCGGCGCGGACGTCGTCGTGCACTCGCTGACCAAGTACATGGGCGGCCACTCGGACGTCGTCGGCGGCGCGCTGATCGTCAGCGACCCGGAGCTGGGGGAGGAACTGGCGTACCACCAGAACGCGATGGGCGCGGTCGCCGGGCCCTTCGACTCCTGGCTGGTGCTGCGCGGCACGAAGACGCTGTCGGTGCGGATGGACCGGCACAGCGAGAACGCCACGAAGATCGCCGACATGCTGACCCGGCACGCGCGCGTGACGAAGGTGCTGTACCCGGGGCTGCCGGAGCACCCCGGTCACGAGGTCGCGGCCAAGCAGATGCGCGCGTTCGGCGGCATGGTCTCCTTCCAGGTCGAGGGTGGCGAGGAGGCGGCCGTGGAGGTCTGCAACCGCGCCGAGGTGTTCACGCTCGGTGAGTCCCTGGGCGGCGTCGAGTCGCTGATCGAGCACCCCGGGCTCATGACGCACGCCTCCGTGGCCGGTTCGGCGCTGGAGGTGCCCGCCGACCTCGTGCGCCTCTCCGTGGGGATCGAGAACGTCGAGGACCTGCTGGAGGACCTGCGCCAGGCGCTCGGCTAG
- a CDS encoding M48 family metallopeptidase codes for MGATLRAVRALVLLAGFYLLGVFLLTALVGTDLLLYRYAPASVAVKLYVVSVLLAIPLVRGLFMLRTPREEEAAGLPVTETDEPGLWRTVREMADEVGTRAPSRIVLTADVNAAVAEDTRLLGLLPGPRHLHLGVPLLQGLSEAQLRAVLAHELGHYSNADTRLAALTVRGRAQVLRTITHFEQRADRTAARERARQEKKNAKAQAKGKRAKEVGTGHAGVTYRMMAKIYIAYAKLYFRATLAVSRRQEYAADAAAARISGRDATASALREIPVLDAAFGFYMSGYATLGSDTGLLPPRGEVFGGFGRMLSARRLELAGLRTELPTEALSPYDSHPPIADRVRRIEELPDDGRADEALGAALDLLSDPERTLAALEDAVLADEVRRFGRVRDWQELLDRTMAESLASSGTPLHRAFVAYTERQPTLPALLAVIEDGQLWQLARRLPLSDQAAAANGRAFREFVRPTLHASLTTMALAELSARSLVRWEFSWERSAIPHLPPAADGGDADLDAAVGSAVADIPDTAPLRALLTHHERSTEV; via the coding sequence ATGGGCGCGACTCTGCGCGCTGTGCGCGCTCTCGTGCTGCTCGCCGGCTTCTATCTGCTCGGCGTGTTCCTGCTGACGGCACTCGTCGGCACCGACCTGCTGCTGTACCGGTACGCGCCGGCCAGTGTCGCCGTGAAGCTGTACGTGGTCTCCGTACTGCTGGCGATCCCGCTGGTGCGCGGCCTGTTCATGCTGCGCACACCGCGGGAGGAGGAAGCGGCGGGCCTGCCCGTCACGGAGACCGACGAGCCCGGACTGTGGCGCACCGTACGGGAGATGGCCGACGAGGTCGGCACCCGCGCCCCGTCCCGGATCGTCCTGACGGCCGACGTGAACGCCGCCGTGGCCGAGGACACCCGCCTGCTCGGCCTGCTGCCCGGGCCCCGTCACCTCCACCTCGGCGTACCCCTGCTCCAGGGCCTGTCCGAGGCGCAGCTGCGGGCGGTCCTCGCCCATGAACTGGGCCACTACTCGAACGCCGACACCCGGCTGGCCGCCCTCACCGTGCGCGGCCGTGCCCAGGTGCTGCGCACCATCACGCACTTCGAGCAGCGGGCCGACAGGACGGCGGCGCGCGAGCGGGCCCGGCAGGAGAAGAAGAACGCCAAGGCCCAGGCGAAGGGCAAGCGGGCCAAGGAGGTCGGCACCGGTCACGCGGGCGTCACGTACCGCATGATGGCGAAGATCTACATCGCGTACGCCAAGCTGTACTTCCGCGCCACGCTCGCCGTCTCCCGGCGCCAGGAGTACGCCGCCGACGCCGCGGCCGCCCGGATCAGCGGCCGGGACGCCACCGCGTCGGCGCTGCGCGAGATCCCCGTGCTGGACGCGGCGTTCGGGTTCTACATGAGCGGCTACGCCACCCTGGGCTCGGACACGGGTCTGCTGCCGCCACGCGGCGAGGTGTTCGGCGGCTTCGGCCGGATGCTGAGCGCCCGCCGCCTCGAACTGGCCGGTCTGCGCACGGAGTTGCCCACCGAGGCCCTCTCGCCGTACGACTCGCACCCGCCCATCGCCGACCGGGTCCGCCGTATCGAGGAGCTGCCCGACGACGGGCGCGCTGACGAGGCCCTGGGCGCGGCCCTCGACCTCCTGTCCGACCCCGAGCGGACCCTGGCGGCCCTGGAGGACGCGGTCCTGGCGGACGAGGTGCGCCGCTTCGGGCGCGTCCGCGACTGGCAGGAACTGCTCGACCGCACGATGGCGGAGTCGCTCGCCTCCAGCGGTACGCCCCTGCACCGGGCGTTCGTCGCGTACACCGAGCGGCAGCCGACCCTGCCCGCGCTGCTCGCGGTGATCGAGGACGGGCAGCTGTGGCAGCTGGCGAGACGGCTGCCCCTGTCGGACCAGGCGGCCGCCGCTAACGGCCGCGCCTTCCGCGAGTTCGTGCGGCCCACCCTGCACGCGTCCCTGACCACCATGGCCCTGGCCGAGCTCAGTGCCCGCTCCCTGGTGCGCTGGGAGTTCTCCTGGGAGCGCTCCGCGATCCCGCATCTGCCGCCCGCCGCCGACGGCGGCGACGCCGACCTGGACGCCGCGGTCGGCTCCGCGGTCGCCGACATCCCCGACACCGCCCCGCTGCGGGCGCTGCTCACCCACCACGAGCGAAGCACCGAGGTCTGA
- a CDS encoding HEAT repeat domain-containing protein gives MTGQDAEVARVLRGLEDGRASVRLRAALAVGTTPDPRFVDTLVERCALEPEFFVRDMLTWALTRHPVAVTLPGLLREVRSERAQARSQALHTLSKIGDRRAWPAITRALLCDADDEVARSAWRTAVVLVPEGEESGLAAVLATQLGRGERETRLSLSRALVALGEVVLPALRAAATAPDRRVRTHALATEGLLRDPDAGFEFAVEEAKRVVALGGSGQEGR, from the coding sequence ATGACGGGACAGGACGCGGAGGTGGCACGAGTGCTCCGGGGTCTGGAGGACGGCCGTGCGTCCGTGCGGCTGCGGGCGGCTCTGGCGGTCGGCACGACACCGGATCCGCGGTTCGTCGACACGCTCGTCGAGCGGTGCGCGCTCGAGCCCGAGTTCTTCGTCCGCGACATGCTGACGTGGGCGCTCACCCGCCACCCGGTGGCCGTGACGCTCCCCGGGCTGCTCCGCGAAGTCCGCTCGGAGCGCGCGCAGGCACGGAGTCAGGCGCTGCACACGCTGTCCAAGATCGGGGACCGGCGGGCGTGGCCGGCCATCACCCGGGCGCTCCTGTGCGACGCCGACGACGAGGTGGCCCGCAGCGCCTGGCGGACCGCGGTCGTGCTCGTGCCGGAGGGTGAGGAGTCCGGGCTGGCCGCGGTGCTGGCGACGCAGCTCGGGCGCGGTGAGCGGGAGACGCGGCTGAGCCTCAGCCGGGCCCTGGTCGCGCTGGGCGAGGTCGTACTGCCGGCTCTGCGTGCCGCGGCGACGGCCCCTGACCGGCGTGTGCGCACGCACGCGCTCGCCACGGAAGGGCTGCTGCGCGACCCGGACGCCGGATTCGAGTTCGCGGTCGAGGAGGCGAAGCGCGTTGTCGCCCTCGGCGGGTCCGGCCAGGAGGGACGATAG